The following are encoded in a window of Candidatus Hydrogenedens sp. genomic DNA:
- a CDS encoding prepilin peptidase — protein sequence MKNLVQIDSLHIFFIIVSGMFGAVFGSFCNVCIYRFPRGESIIKPASHCPKCQNPIAWYDNIPLISWIILLGKCRHCKENISIQYPLIELITALLFVIVYLKFRFSLATVIYSFLSAGLVIVIVQDLQTWTIPDEITLTGILVGIGVSVLGMFFPEQGLRIQNPLESIDGVALGALLICLMDLIVILLMRKPGMGFGDVKLLSMLGAFLGWRGVLGSLMIGSMVGSIIGFFVILYYRYIKKIEEGEEGTEKDDANFYPIDPIASIFLGISSIYLTIRLLFSLNQNVSTTIPNEIIRGFSYLVIAFMVFSLFIALISVFIWRRQTTTDTKTNLDINEEEMEITLKAHYIPFGPYLSLGGFIFLLFGPELISKYLQILAITQQ from the coding sequence ATGAAAAATTTAGTGCAAATTGATTCTTTACATATTTTCTTTATAATTGTTAGTGGTATGTTTGGTGCGGTATTTGGTAGTTTTTGCAATGTTTGTATTTACAGATTTCCCCGGGGAGAATCTATAATAAAGCCCGCATCTCATTGTCCTAAATGCCAGAACCCTATTGCCTGGTATGATAATATTCCACTGATTAGTTGGATTATTTTATTAGGAAAATGCAGACATTGTAAAGAAAATATTAGCATACAATATCCACTTATTGAATTAATTACGGCTTTATTATTTGTAATTGTGTATTTAAAGTTTCGATTTTCTCTGGCTACCGTTATTTATTCCTTTCTTAGTGCGGGTTTAGTAATTGTTATCGTTCAAGATTTGCAAACATGGACAATTCCAGATGAGATAACTTTAACAGGAATATTAGTAGGTATTGGGGTGTCCGTATTAGGTATGTTTTTCCCGGAACAGGGATTACGAATTCAAAATCCTTTGGAATCAATAGATGGCGTGGCTCTTGGGGCTTTGCTTATTTGTCTAATGGATTTGATTGTTATTTTATTAATGAGAAAACCAGGAATGGGATTTGGTGATGTAAAACTGTTAAGTATGTTAGGGGCATTTTTAGGATGGCGGGGTGTTTTAGGAAGTTTAATGATTGGTTCTATGGTGGGAAGCATAATAGGATTTTTTGTTATATTGTATTATCGTTATATAAAGAAGATAGAAGAAGGGGAAGAAGGAACGGAAAAGGATGATGCTAATTTCTACCCTATTGACCCTATTGCGAGTATTTTTTTAGGAATATCTTCCATTTATTTGACAATAAGATTGTTATTCTCCCTAAATCAAAATGTATCCACAACAATTCCCAATGAAATTATACGGGGATTCTCTTATTTAGTTATTGCTTTTATGGTATTTTCACTTTTCATAGCCCTTATATCTGTTTTTATATGGAGAAGACAGACTACTACAGACACGAAAACCAATTTGGACATCAATGAAGAAGAAATGGAAATAACTTTAAAGGCTCATTATATTCCTTTTGGTCCTTATCTTTCTTTGGGAGGTTTCATTTTTCTATTATTCGGTCCAGAATTAATTTCTAAATATTTACAAATTCTTGCTATCACACAACAATAA
- a CDS encoding class I mannose-6-phosphate isomerase: MKKMYNGNEINRYFIFDEGYFPKPWGNFYFKEKLNKNILSNEPIGEAWLISDREEYQSSIIHGPLKGKKINEVINTFPEFIFGTDKTSPFPKKFPLLLKLIDANELLSVQVHPDDPTALKLGEQDSGKTEMWYILDAKPNSFLYIGLKKNVKKEHLIKEINHHRDIDKLLNKIYVKPGEHYLIPAGTVHAIGPGILLAEIQQNSNVTYRLFDWNRVDTNGKPRLLHIEKGMESIQEETILLKAKKVEKKHTFGIERYLCSCPYFIAKYWEIEKECKIWDNNFSFHIVLSLSASYINIYDENIKLNKGEALLIPAKSCSSVVIKEGILLDYYQI, translated from the coding sequence ATGAAAAAAATGTATAATGGAAATGAGATAAATCGTTATTTTATTTTTGATGAAGGGTATTTTCCAAAGCCGTGGGGAAATTTTTATTTCAAAGAGAAACTAAATAAAAACATATTAAGTAATGAACCTATTGGCGAAGCATGGTTAATTTCGGATAGGGAAGAGTATCAGAGTTCTATTATCCATGGACCCTTAAAAGGTAAAAAAATCAATGAAGTAATAAACACATTTCCAGAATTTATTTTTGGAACAGATAAAACAAGTCCTTTCCCCAAAAAATTTCCTTTATTATTAAAATTGATAGATGCTAATGAATTATTATCTGTGCAAGTTCACCCCGATGACCCAACAGCACTGAAATTAGGGGAGCAGGACTCAGGCAAAACAGAAATGTGGTATATTCTTGACGCAAAACCTAATAGTTTTTTATATATCGGACTTAAAAAAAATGTAAAAAAAGAACATCTGATAAAAGAAATAAATCATCATAGAGATATTGATAAATTACTGAATAAGATTTATGTAAAACCGGGTGAACATTATTTAATTCCAGCAGGAACGGTTCATGCAATTGGTCCTGGTATTTTATTAGCGGAAATCCAGCAAAATAGTAATGTTACATATCGATTATTTGATTGGAATCGGGTAGATACTAACGGGAAACCAAGATTATTACATATTGAAAAAGGAATGGAATCAATTCAAGAAGAAACTATATTGCTTAAAGCAAAGAAAGTAGAGAAAAAACATACTTTTGGAATTGAAAGATATTTATGCTCTTGTCCTTATTTTATAGCAAAATATTGGGAAATAGAAAAAGAATGTAAAATATGGGATAATAATTTCAGTTTTCATATAGTATTATCACTAAGTGCTTCATATATAAATATTTATGATGAAAATATAAAGTTAAACAAGGGAGAAGCCTTATTAATACCTGCAAAGTCATGTAGTAGTGTTGTAATTAAAGAGGGTATATTATTAGATTATTATCAAATATAA
- a CDS encoding RNA polymerase sigma factor produces MEEITKEIRLINECLNGNVEAFRDLVMTYQTAVYATAFYYVKNSNIAKEIVQEAFINAYKNLHQLRDLTKFGSWLKEITTRISFQYIQKKKEIGNDRVEGKIIPISSEKLDGKNPSLSFEEIKFAIQQLPERYRLPVVLKFLEGMNYEEISRFTGESPGEIKGILQRAVKQLQKIFDNIDGESKQWQDVHK; encoded by the coding sequence ATGGAAGAAATAACGAAAGAAATAAGGTTAATTAATGAATGCCTGAACGGAAATGTTGAGGCATTTCGGGATTTAGTTATGACATACCAAACAGCGGTATATGCAACAGCCTTTTACTATGTTAAAAATTCAAACATAGCAAAGGAGATTGTTCAGGAAGCATTCATTAATGCCTACAAAAATCTTCATCAACTCCGTGATTTAACAAAATTTGGAAGTTGGTTAAAAGAAATTACAACTCGTATTTCATTTCAATATATACAAAAGAAAAAAGAAATTGGCAATGATAGGGTTGAAGGAAAAATTATACCGATAAGTTCCGAAAAGTTAGATGGAAAGAATCCTTCTCTATCATTTGAAGAAATAAAATTTGCTATACAACAATTACCTGAGAGATACAGACTTCCTGTAGTATTAAAATTCTTAGAAGGAATGAATTACGAAGAAATCAGCAGGTTTACAGGAGAATCTCCGGGAGAAATAAAAGGGATACTACAAAGAGCGGTAAAACAATTACAGAAAATATTTGATAATATAGATGGAGAATCTAAACAATGGCAAGATGTTCACAAATAG